In Oryza sativa Japonica Group chromosome 3, ASM3414082v1, one DNA window encodes the following:
- the LOC4333487 gene encoding uncharacterized protein, whose product MSSSLLQQQQQQQQPQSPPSLVGAWLCQISSGLRQREARRRGGHAEVDDEQSSPKNAATAAGRNKAAREEANNKASSTAVTASCRAGAAMPEATVCLLLDRFAPS is encoded by the coding sequence atgtcgtcgtcgctgctgcagcagcagcagcagcagcagcaaccgcaGTCGCCGCCGAGCTTGGTCGGGGCCTGGCTCTGCCAGATCTCGTCGGGCCTGCGGCAGCGTGAGGCCCGCCGCCGGGGCGGCCACGCCGAGGTTGACGACGAGCAGTCGTCCCCCAagaacgccgccaccgccgccgggcgGAATAAGGCGGCGAGAGAGGAAGCCAACAACAAGGCTTCAAgcacggcggtgacggcgtcgTGCCGCGCCGGCGCGGCCATGCCGGAGGCCACCGTCTGCCTGCTCCTCGACCGCTTCGCCCCCAGCTAG
- the LOC4333488 gene encoding NAC domain-containing protein 79, whose amino-acid sequence MEEGLPPGFRFHPTDEELVTYYLARKVSDFGFATRAIADVDLNKCEPWDLPSKASMGEKEWYFFSMRDRKYPTGIRTNRATDSGYWKTTGKDKEIFHGGALAGMKKTLVFYRGRAPKGAKTSWVMHEYRLQSKFPYKPAKDEWVVCRVFKKLQCHLAKPRPPHDDVDGDGASPPEMVDASSLGELGELDVSSILLGGFAPPSGELCHGGGGGDGFGAHRLHVGAYMSWLQAAAAANQGMFQWPAATQAGLVGGTVFAAAHKAAGTMPFGGGCSQQQARDVGVSLANVGGGDALFGGAPLAKVDMECGEQAPQLDMDDSTWRAF is encoded by the exons ATGGAGGAGGGGTTGCCGCCGGGGTTCCGGTTCCACCCGACGGACGAGGAGCTGGTGACGTACTACCTCGCCCGCAAGGTCTCCGACTTCGGCTTCGCCACCCGCGCCATCGCCGACGTCGACCTCAACAAGTGCGAGCCATGGGACCTCCCCA GCAAGGCAAGCATGGGGGAGAAGGAGTGGTACTTCTTCAGCATGCGCGACCGCAAGTACCCGACGGGGATCCGCACCAACCGCGCCACGGACTCCGGCTACTGGAAGACCACCGGCAAGGACAAGGAGATCTTCCACGGCGGCGCGCTCGCCGGCATGAAGAAGACGCTGGTGTTCTACCGCGGGAGGGCGCCCAAGGGCGCCAAGACCAGCTGGGTGATGCACGAGTACAGGCTCCAGTCCAAGTTCCCCTACAAGCCCGCCAAGGACGAGTGGGTCGTCTGCCGCGTCTTCAAGAAGCTCCAGTGCCACCTCGCCAAGCCCCGCCCGCCGCacgacgacgtcgacggagacggcgcctcgccgccggagaTGGTGGACGCCTCGTCGCTCGGCGAGCTTGGCGAGCTCGACGTCTCCTCCATCCTCCTCGGCGgcttcgcgccgccgtcgggcgAGCtctgccatggcggcggcggcggagacggttTCGGCGCGCACAGGCTTCATGTCGGCGCGTACATGAGCtggctgcaggcggcggcggcggccaaccaGGGCATGTTCCAGTGGCCGGCGGCCACGCAGGCGGGGCTGGTCGGAGGCACCGTGTTCGCGGCGGCGCACAAGGCGGCGGGGACGATGCCGTTCGGCGGCGGGTGCAGCCAGCAGCAAGCGCGGGACGTGGGCGTTTCTCTGGCGAACGTAGGAGGAGGCGATGCGTTGTTCGGCGGGGCGCCGCTGGCGAAGGTGGACATGGAATGCGGCGAGCAGGCGCCGCAGCTGGACATGGACGACTCCACATGGAGAGCCTTCTGA